ATTCAGAACTGccaccctggcactgctgctcccccctgcaGCCTGACCTGCACGGAGCTGGACTAGTGCGGGCAAGAGGAAGCAACGAGTCTGGAGAACAAGGCAGCGCAGCCTGTAAAGAGCAACGGTCACCTTGGCCTCTTGTTCTTACCTCACCGGCGATGGGTTTGATGGAAAGGACCACATTGCAGGGGACTTTGTTGACATTGTGGATCTTGAAGCGAGCTGTGGCCCGGTGCCCAACCCGAACGTCGGTGAAGATAAACTTGTTCTCATCTCTGACATACACACCCTTGTCTCGCACCGTCTGCGGGGTCTGGCAGAGGTTGACGTTGCTGCAGATTCGATGCTCCTCAAAGATGGACTCGATGTCATCAAATACTgcgagcagagcagagggagggctGAATGCTGAATTCCTGCTGAGTTTCTCGGGACCCTGCTGGCCTCTCGGAAGGCTTGATAAAACCTTTTTGCCCAGGTCACTGCAAAACCCAGCCTTGGGCGGGGAGTCGGCTGCGAGGATGGAGCTCAGTCCCAGTCAAGGagtattgctttccttttatccTTCCATGCatccctcccagcctctccccgcTGGCTGACTTGAAAAGAACTGGAACCTCTGAGGATTTTAGGGTTTAGCTTCAAGGTCAGGGCGCCTCTCTAACCAAGCATAAGTTTAGGTGCTGaccagcagcaggtctggctGCGGGAACCTGTGGACGGGGCGTACCTGGGAGGCAGGACTCAGCCAGCAGGGTATAGGGGATGCCGAGGGGATTGTCCTGGGGGTCTCTGTCGCTGATATCGATGCGCAGGTGCTCCTCGCACGTCCCCAGTGATTCCGCAGAGCAATCCACCGTGATCATCTGCTGGCCCCCAGGAGGGATGGAACCAAAGCCAGGGTACACCGTGAACATGCCTAGAGTGATGCAAGCCTGCAGAAAGAGTCCCAGGAGAGGCTGATGtccagcagcccagccttgAGCATCCCCAGCAAGGAGTACGCCACTGCTCAACCTCCAGCCAGGCCGAGCCCCCagtcccagggcagggagggatgaCTCCACGGCccagaggcagccccaggaggagagggacaagccaggaggagctgcaggcctGTCCTGGCTGGCACAGAGGAAGGAGTTTGGGTGTAAAAGGTGAAGGTGCTAGCTGGGATCCTCCAGCCTCAGGGGTAAAACAGGAGAGCAGAAATAACTGTGAGAAGTGatgggagggaagagagggactGGGAAGACGAAAACACAAGGTCATCTGGTATCTATGGACTGGGACTTCAAACAGGAACGTGCCCACATCTGTGGTATTCACAGACCTATTTTGGCTAGCAGCCACCAAACACGGGACCTGCTTGTCTCTCTTGACCCCACAACTCCAAGTCTGAGCCAGAGCACGGGACTGTCAGTGCAactgagcagctcctgcctctgcttgtGGCTGGGAGATGACAGACCTCCATCATGCAGACCGTGTCCCATCCCATGGTGATGAGCCCCCATCAGCGtcctcccacagcacccacagcagtgTGTCTTGGGGAGTGGGAGCCACCCACCTGCATGAAGGGGTTGGCAACCTTCTGCAGCGAGCGCTTGCTTTTCTTGGCTGAGGAAGTCCTTTGGTGTAAGTTCTCACTCTTGTCAGAGTGGGCAGATTTCATTTGACATCCACtaagaggagaaagcagaaacatccATCATGCTGAGCCCCCGCCCCATCTTCCTCTGAAGCCAAAGCTgaccttcccctccccaccgaGGAAAGCCTCCCTGCCCCTCGCAGCCCCCGGCGGCACCTCCTGCAGCTTACGGACAGCTCAGCTGTATCACCAGCTTTGCCCGACACACGGGGACACTGAGGCACTTTTCCACTCCCTGTTCACAAGCTGGCGACGTGAACTGGACAATAACCCAGGTGTCTGGGCTGCCTGTCACACACCAGCCACGCTGTCGTGCCTCCTCAGGCAGGACAGGTGGTGCAGGTCTTCTCtcaccttttctcttgcaatCTGGATGCGTCCTGGTCTGCTCGGTAGATGAGGAATTTAAAGTCAAGGCTGCCTTTGTTCTCCAGCATGAAGGTGCAGGTTTTCCTGCTGCCCTTCACCATGGCACCGAAGTTGATGAGCGAGGCGGGGTGAATGCTGTACTTGCTGAACACAGCTTTTGCCGACACCCTCACTGGGATGACGGCGATGGTCTCGCCTCCTCCGCAGATGCTGGGCTCCAtcacctgcagccagaggagggcttGGTAAAACCAGCAAAGAGGCCAGCCTTTGGCTCTGTTCCCTGATCCCATCCCAGGTCCCAATCAGCTCATCCTCCCTGTTTCAACGCCTCCTCCAGCACCAGACTTTCAGCTCTGCTTAGGAAGCatcacaaatgttttctgagacaTTGCTGTCACCTACGAGAATTACCCAGCTAAAAGCCCTCCTTCCAGAAGGCACCTGTCCTGCTCACGCTCCCAAGACGTGCTGTGCCACcactgcctggctggggcagctcaCCTGGTAGTGCAGGATGGGTTTGTCCTCGATACTCATTTCCATCTTGGGGTGGAAGAACACCTGGACCTGCACAGGGCGCCcggaggcagccagcaggccCTTCTGCGGCTGGATAGCGAAGTGGCTTGCCAGGTCTGGTATGGTGGTGCCTGCAGCCTTCAGctggaaactggggagaaagggaaggaacaaAGACCTCTGCAGTTAAAACCACAAGTGCCACCGGCACAGCCAGGACTTAACATAAGaccataaaaaaattaaaagggaatGAGTCCAGCTCTGCTTGGGGAATCTCAGATCTTGACAGAGTGCAGACCATCACAAGTGTTGCAAACTAACCTCGACACCCAATTTTCTCATCCCCTCCTTTAAAGAGTCATAAAGAGAAAGGAGCTGCCCCTCAGAGGAAGGCAATGGATCTCAGCAGTGAGTGGCTTCAATTTCAGGGTCTCTCCTTCTGGTTCCTGCTCAGCTGTGAAGGActgctggtgtggggctgcaCTCTCTCTTAAAGCC
The Falco biarmicus isolate bFalBia1 chromosome 15, bFalBia1.pri, whole genome shotgun sequence DNA segment above includes these coding regions:
- the LOC130159085 gene encoding hydrocephalus-inducing protein homolog, producing MRLKPNEKQKLSIWAYPTSAGLVEDKLVCCIKENPEPVVFPLCCQGVQVELGVSPEHVHFNRLLLHREDSKTLVLRNSTLLPVAWRLCGLENLGEDFSVSQCEGIVGPRTEFDVHLYFKPTKALNIKKKIRLEVSDAENILGIVQAENIRISAEGYDVAPVIDIPKGAGGTMDFGVLKVLDDAKQVLTLRNKGKYEIAYSFQLKAAGTTIPDLASHFAIQPQKGLLAASGRPVQVQVFFHPKMEMSIEDKPILHYQVMEPSICGGGETIAVIPVRVSAKAVFSKYSIHPASLINFGAMVKGSRKTCTFMLENKGSLDFKFLIYRADQDASRLQEKSGCQMKSAHSDKSENLHQRTSSAKKSKRSLQKVANPFMQACITLGMFTVYPGFGSIPPGGQQMITVDCSAESLGTCEEHLRIDISDRDPQDNPLGIPYTLLAESCLPGTPRPQVPAARPAAGQHLNLCLVREAP